Below is a genomic region from Zavarzinella sp..
TAATTTCACGAGCAAGCAAGTCTATCCTGCTGCTTCATTAATAAACCCTGGAGAAATGCGAGATTTGAGTTAAACCCAATTTCATGTGTAAATCGGTGTTTTTACGTCTATAATGCGAACCGCGGCTCACAAAAACATGATGTTGAGTTGCCAACTCAAGTGTTTAGTACTGGATTCCCGCCTTCGCGGGAATGACGGTTGTAGACACAACCGTCTGAAACCCAACCGTCGGTTGGGTTTGTGAGCCGATGGCGTTAGCAGCGGTTGGATCGAAAAATACCAGAAACACCGAATTTCAAACTGATTTTGGTTTAATGATGCGGCAGCCCAGAAGAAAAAATGCAACGATCAAACTGCGGCGAATGCCGGAGGCTTACAATACAAGCCGATGACGCATTATGCGGCGCGGAAGATCTTTTTCGGCTTCAGATCGGCCTTCGTCAGGTTCAGGCGGTGCATAATTGGTGAGTAAACTTCTTTGTAGAAGATTTCTTCGTCGAACAATTTCAGTGCCCGGATATTGGCAATCCGTTGTTTACTGTCCGAAAGCAACTGATCGGCGGGCATGTGGAAGGTGTTCACCACTTTGCGGAACTGTTCCAGTGTGGCTTCACGGTCGTGTTCCAGATAAATTTCCACCAGTTGGCGGAAAAAGTGGGCGTGGGCCGCTTCGTCAATCGACAGCAATTCCAGCACCTTATCAAGGGCGGGATCCTTCTTATCAACGATTTTTCGCAGGTTTCGGTAGTGCAACTGGGTAGCCAGTTCCTGAAACATCGTGTAGATCACCGCCGCACGTGGCTCGCCGTAATGGACATTCCATTCCCGTTCCAGCAGGCCATCCGCCATTGCTTCCACTTGCTTTTCTGTCCGCTTGCCGGATCGCACCAGCCAGTCTTCCAGTGCCAGCGAGTGTTTCGATTCTTCATAACCCCAGTTTGCCAGCATCCAGGCTCGCCCGCGATTTGCCCGAACTGGTGGGAGTTGTTTCGCAAGGTAATCCGGCAGATACATTTCTACCATGCAGAACGTCTGTACACAGTCCGCCACAATCGGATCAACATCCTTGTTACACTGATCCCACGGAATATCTTCCCGGACGTTCCACCGACGTTTCTTTTCTGCACGATCGAAATAATCGCGATATGCCTTAAAAATCAAACGTCGTACTTCCGGACTATCAACAGGTTCTGCCATGACCACCCTCTCCCACCAACAACCACATGTGGTGCATTATAAATGATCGGCCGATATACTGTTGCAATTCAGTGGGAATAATTCTCCCAACGCAAAAAAGTTCAAACTCTGACGATAAATGAGGAATTAATGAGAAAATGCGAATCCTGTTCATTAATCGCAATATTGCTATATAACAAATTAATTATTCAAAGTTTTTTTCGCCCACGTGCGTCGATACTACCTAAAGTAATCATCAACCGTAGTTGGTTACCTGCCGTGAGAACCCGGAATCGGAAAAAAGTGTTCGTCCTCTTTTTTTCTCGGGCGTTCATCATATAACTTTGCGAACATAAGGCATTGACGGACCAGTGACAGTTGCAGAACTTACAGATCGGATCGCAGAGGCTATCGAGCATCTCAACTCAGGTACCACGCCAAGTGCACGTTACGTGTCTGGTGGGGTAGTTGTTGAAGCTCGTGGTCGACTGTTAATGGCCTATTCCGACTTCGCTTATCAGGGTTGGCATTTTCCCAAAGGTGGCCTGGACGAAGGGGAATCTTCACTCGAAGGGGCTCTGCGGGAAGTTTCTGAAGAAACCGGCGGGGTGGTTGCCAAACAAGCAAAATCTCAAACTATTTTTGAACTGAAACCGGGTCGCCCTTACAACGAACCAATCGGTTTTGGTTCCCCACGTGGGGAAGACCTGGAACGACGCAGTTCCCACAAAATGAGCCTGGGTGCTGCCAAACTGCTGGATGATGCCGCCGTCGAAGCCTGGATTGACCCAGAACTGTACAAAACCTACAGATACGATGTATTCGACGAACTGGTGCGTCGGCGGGTACGGGTCTGGTGGATGACCGTGCCCACTTACCATTTGCTGGTCTACCAGGAAGGTGTGGCAGTTCCCACACAGGATACCGATGCGGTAGAATGGCACTTCCCGCAAGATATTCTCGATTTGAAGCCACCTGGACCGAAACGATCCCGCTCGAAAATGAGCGGTGCGGTGCGGACGATTCTCGAATGGCCTGATTTCAAGAGTGCCATTGATAAAGCTCGCAAAGAAGCAGCAGATGCCGGCGATGTAGTGGAATAAATCTACGCACAGCTACCTTCTTGTTTTCCTGAAGCGCGCTTCGAATTGCTGAAAACTTCTTATTCTGACGATTATTCCTTTTATCAGCCCTCTCCTTCTGGTAAATTATGTAAGTTCTTTCATCGCAGGGCACCTGATGTTACGATTTTTCGTTTCCGTAATATTTTTCCTCTCTTCTTCACAATTAATTTTTGCTGCGGATCAATATTATGTGATCCAGAATGCCACGGTGCATGTCGACAGTGCGACAAACTTACTCACTGCTACGGTGGTGATTAAAAACGACAAAATTATTGCCGTACAGGAAAAAGGCATCGAAATCCCGCCTGGTGCCACGGTGATTGATGGCAAAGGAATGCATTTGTACGCCGGTTTCACCGATCTGGCGACGACGCGGGGCTTTTCTGTAGAAGCTCGCAAAAATATGATTGCTGCCGAAAGCCCACCAAATACGGAAGAATCGGTGCTGGTGGCAACTAAGGCAGATCATGCCAAAGGACTAACACCAGAATTTGAAACCAGCCAGTTTCTGCTGCATGACGAAAAAGAGATCGCACCATGGCGTGAAGTGGGGATCACCAAACAGATGACCATCCCAACGGGTGGTTTCATCAGCGGGCAGGCGTGCCTGACGCAACTGGTTGAAGGTACGCCACGGCAGGCATTACTTCAGCCGAAAACCGCAATGGTTGTTTCCTTCAGCACGATTCCTGGGTCTGATTATCCACGTGCCTTGATGGGTGTTTTTGCCCACTGTCGGCAGAAAATGTACGATGCCCTGTACTACGCCGAGCAATCCGTGGGTAACAATCGGCCCAAGTTTAACCCATTGTTAGACGCACTGCTACCACCGCTGGGAATGAAGCAGGTGGTGATTTTTGATGCTGACAGCCGCGACGAAATCGAACGAGCGGTGCGATTTGCAGACGAATTTCGTCTTCGTCCAATCATTCTGGGTGGGAAAGATGCCTGGAAACTTGCTGGCTTTCTTGCAGAGAAGAAAATTCCGGTTATTTTACGTATCCCCTATCCAGATAAGATCTTAGAGCAACCTAACCTGCCAGAACGTGCGGCACAGCAGCAGAAGGATGAACTACAGGAAACAATCGCTGGGTATCAAAAACTGGTGGCAAAAGGTGTGCCCGTGGCACTTTCAACGGATGGCATCAGTGGTGAAAAAACCCAGAATCGCTGGGTGGAAAATCTGCAAAAACTGGTGAAAGCAGGTGCGGAACCAAAAGATGTATTACAAAGTCTTACCCAAACTCCCGCACAGCTACTTGGCTTGGAAAAGTCTTATGGTCAGATCGCACCCGGTTTCACCGCAGACCTGGTTCTAATGGATGGCAAATGGTTCGA
It encodes:
- a CDS encoding acyl-ACP desaturase encodes the protein MAEPVDSPEVRRLIFKAYRDYFDRAEKKRRWNVREDIPWDQCNKDVDPIVADCVQTFCMVEMYLPDYLAKQLPPVRANRGRAWMLANWGYEESKHSLALEDWLVRSGKRTEKQVEAMADGLLEREWNVHYGEPRAAVIYTMFQELATQLHYRNLRKIVDKKDPALDKVLELLSIDEAAHAHFFRQLVEIYLEHDREATLEQFRKVVNTFHMPADQLLSDSKQRIANIRALKLFDEEIFYKEVYSPIMHRLNLTKADLKPKKIFRAA
- a CDS encoding NUDIX hydrolase; its protein translation is MTVAELTDRIAEAIEHLNSGTTPSARYVSGGVVVEARGRLLMAYSDFAYQGWHFPKGGLDEGESSLEGALREVSEETGGVVAKQAKSQTIFELKPGRPYNEPIGFGSPRGEDLERRSSHKMSLGAAKLLDDAAVEAWIDPELYKTYRYDVFDELVRRRVRVWWMTVPTYHLLVYQEGVAVPTQDTDAVEWHFPQDILDLKPPGPKRSRSKMSGAVRTILEWPDFKSAIDKARKEAADAGDVVE